GACCTCGACTACTGGTCGCGCCAGCTCGGGCTCGACATACCACTCCTGAAAGAAGAGGTGGACCACCTGATCGCGGTCCACCCCTTCGTCATCGAGTTTCTCCTCTTTTTGAGCCAGCACCGCAAGGGGATCTACCTCGTCACCAACGCGCACAGCAAGACCCTCGACCTGAAGCTCAGGAAGACGCGCATCGGCCCCTATTTCACGGGAATTGTCTCGGCACACGATGTCGGGCTCCCGAAAGAGGAGCCCGCGTTCTGGGGGAAGCTGCAGGAAAAGATTCCGTTCGTGCCGGAAAGAACGGTACTTGGGGAAGACAGCGAGACGAACCTCGGGACTGCAGAGCTCTTCGGGATCAGGTATCTGATCCACGTCGGGCGCTTCAGCTCGGCGGCGCCTGTGGCGACCTCAGAGCGTTTCACCACCATAAGCTACTTTAGCGAACTCATCCCCCGCGACGGGAGCATGACCGTCCGACTCTAGCTGGCGCTCCGCGCCGTGCGCGGCAGGGTCCTGCTCCCCTCTCCACACGTGCCTCGTCGACTTGTGCAGCCCGTGCTTTTTCATGAGGTCGTACAGTGTGGGGCGGCATACCCCCAGAATCTCCGAGGCCTTCACCAGGTTGCCGCGGCTGTTGTCCACCGCAGCCATGATGGCGCCTCGCTCCACCATGTCGCGCGCCTCGCGCAGCGTCAGGAGCGGCAGGGGGTCCTTCCCGGTGAGACCGTCGCCGTTCATCGATTCCAGATCCCCCGACCAGGGCGCCTCCGCCATCATGCGCAGGAGCACCTTCTGCAGCCGTGACCTCTCACCCTCCACCACGAGAAGCTGCATCGCCCGCCTCAGTATCGCCCTCAGGTCGTCGAGCTGCACCGGCTTCAGGCAGTAATCGTAGGCGCCGCAACTGATCGCCCGGTAGGCGGGGGCGCGCTGGCCGTAGCCGGTAAGGAGCACCACCTTCGTCGAAGGGTGCCTTGTCAGCATCTCCTCCAGAAGGAGAAAGCCGTGGGATCCGGCGCAGCTCTGCGGAATCTCGAGGTCGAGCACCACGAGCTTCGGGGTGTGCCTGAAGAATTCCTCCTTCCCCTGCGTGTAGCTCGCGCTCTCCACCACGAGGTATTCCCCCCCGAGCCCCCCCTTCAACTGGCAGCGCACCTTCTCCGATTCTTCCACGATGAGCAGCTTTTCCATGCGCCCTCCCCGACCACACCCGGTTGCCGGCCCCCGATAAGATGAGAAGAATCTTATCATAACGGCCTCCCCAGACAACGGAGCTGCTTCATCTATTTCTTATTATTTCGCCTGTTTCCGTGGAGGGGGCTCGGTCTGCTCCGCATCGGGAAGCTCCACCTTTGTGACCGTCCCCTTCCCTCCCTGCACCCGCACCACAAGTATGTGGAAGACCGGGTCTCCCGGGAAGCCGAAGAGGACGAGGGGAGCCCCCCCGCCCCCCGTGATGTAGGAGGGGACGCCGCCGTAGGAGTGACGGTCGTAGAGGTGCACATGGGAGAAGAAGGCGGCCTGCACCTTGCCGAGCGCCAGTATTTTTTTCAGATCGTCCGCTCCGTCGCTGAAGGTGTGCCAGTTCCAGCGTTCCGTCTTCGGCGGAACGTGCATCATGACATACGCTGACCCCCTTGCCGCGTTCACCGCCGCGCGGAGATACTCCACCTCCCCTTTCCTCAGGACATAGTCGGAGTTGTCCACCGCGACGAAGGTGAGCCCGAGCCGCTCGCTGTCGAGAGTGAAGCGCAAAGGGCCGACCTTCTGGGTGAAGACGCTCCTCGTCTCATGATTCCCCGGCACCACGAAGACAGGGAGATCCGGAACAGTCTCGCGCAGCAGGCTCAGAAAATCTTCCGTTTCGGCGCTCCCCCCTCGGGAGGAGTAGTCGCCGCCGTGCACGATGAAGAGAGGATCGTAGGAGGCGGCGACGGCGAGGGCCTTCCTGAAGACGGGCTCGTTGTCCCTGCTGTCCCCCAGCACCACGAAGGTGTAGTCCGCCGGGGAAACCTTCTGCGCCTTCGCTTGGAAAAGGGAAAGAGAGTGGTCAAAGAGGGTTGCGCCCAGACAGGACTGGCTGGAAGCAACAGTCAGTAATAAAATTATAAGGAACTGCCTAAGCAGTCGCGGAACGGTACTTCGCATGGCGTGCTCTCCGTGGAGGTGGCGCGCACCTCCGGCTGGGTGAACAGATTGTAGAGCCATTGAACCGCAAAGACGCGAAGGACGCAAAGGAAAACGCAAAAACCCCGGCAGCGGAAAAGGTGAAGGAGGTGCCAAGGGCTCCCTTTGCACAACGTATTTTTTCAGTTCTGTTACAAGCAGTCTGGAATGCAGAATCTTTCGTGGCACAACGAGGTGTAGTAAAGACATAGAGTGCTACTGTCGATGAAAGTGATACCAAAAGAAATGACCCTGTGCCAGATCAAAGTACGGCCCTGGCTTCCTTGACAGCCCCGGAGGGGTGCTTTACTATCCATTGCCGGCATCGCGCAATGGTAGTGAGGCGCCGTCTTATACAAAAAGGAGATGCATGACATGAACGACCCCCACCAGTGGGACACATCCCGTCTCTACCCGTCACCTCAATCGCCGGAACTGAATGAAGCCTTCGACTCCGCTCACGGCGTCGTCACCGCCTTCAGGGACCGCTACCGCGGCAAGGTCGCAGAACTCTCCCCGGGGGAGATGCTAAAGGCGCTGAAGGAATACGAAGGTCTGGAAGAAATGCTGGCAAAGCCCCAGCTCTACGCCCACCTTCTCTTCGCGGCGGACAGCGAGAACCAGGAGCACAAGCGGCTCTCCCAGAAGGCCTCCGAATTCGGCAACCTCATGGGGCGGGAGCTCCTCTTTTTCGGGCTGGAAATAATCCAGATGGAGGAGGACCGCTTCCAGCCGCTCGTGACCGACGGCGGGCTCGCCTCCTACCGGCACTTCCTCCTCGGACTCAGGAAGTTTCACAAGCACACCCTCCCGGAGCGGGAGGAGAGCCTCCTGATGCAGAAAGGGCTCACCGGCAGCGGCGCCTTTTCCCGCCTCTTCGACGAGGTCTGCGCCGCCATGCGCTACAAGCTCGAAGTGGACGGCGAGGAGCGGGAGATGACCGGCGAGGAGATGCTCTCCCTCCTGCACCACCCCGACGCCTCCGTGCGTGAGCGCGCCTTCGGCACTTTTCTGCAGCGCCACGAGGAGCAGGAGATCGTCTTTTCGGCGGTCTTCAACAACGCGGCGCTCGACCACTCCCAGGACCTGGAGCTGCGCGGCTACAGCCACCCGATGGAGCCGACGAATCTCGGAAACGAGATCCCCGACGAGGTCGTCGAATCCCTCATGCAGGTCTCGGAGAATAACTACCCGCTGGCACAGGAATACTTCCGCATCAAGGCGCGGCTTCTGGGGATGGAAAAGCTCAAAAACAGCGACGTCTACGCCCCCCTCCCCGACAGCGGGAAGAGCTACACGCTGGAGGAGGCGCGCAAACTGGTGGTGGATGCCTACGGCGGCTTCTCCGACGAGCTGCGTCAGATGGCGGACGGCTTTTTCCAGGAGAGGCGTGTCGACATCTTCCCGCGCCCCGGGAAGAGCGGCGGCGCCTTCTGCATGGGGATGACCCCGTCGCTCCCCCCCTATCTCCTCCTGAACTTCACCGGGAACCTGCGCGACGTTTCCACCATCGCGCACGAGGTGGGGCACGGCATCCACTATCTCCTGGCACAGCGCCAGACGATGCTGAACTACCATCCGCCGCTCCCCCTTGCCGAGACCGCGTCGGTCTTCGGCGAGATGCTTCTCACCCGCCACCTTCTTTCAGGTGAGACCGATCTGTCGGTCAAGAAATCGCTCCTGTGCGCAAAGATCGAGGACATCATCGCCACGACCTTCAGGCAGAACGTCCTGACGCGTTTTGAGGAGAGGATGCATCTGCAGAGAACGGAAGGGCTTCTCACCTCGCCGGAGCTGTGCGATCTCTGGTGGAACGAGAATGCGAAGCTGTACGGCGACGCGGTGCAGATGATTGAGCCGTACCGGTGGGGGTGGAGCTACATCTCCCACTTCATCCACGCGCGGTTCTACTGCTACAGCTACACCTTCGCAGAGCTCCTGGTTCTCTCGCTGTACCAGATGTACCTGAAGGAGCGGGAGAGGTTCATCCCGATCTACCGCGACATCCTTGCCGACGGCGGCTCGAAGACTCCCGCCGACACCCTCGCTCCCGCCGGGATCGACCTCTCCAACGCAGGCTTCTGGCAGAACGGCTACGACCTGCTGAGGAATCTTATCGAGGAGCTGAAGGCGATAATGTAGTCGCAGCGGGGCCGATCCCGCTTCAAATCTCACGTCTCCAAGAAGAAAAGGGCCCGCAGCGTCAGCTGTCGGGCCCCTCTTTTTGCTCATCCGAGAATTCCGGGGGAGCGTGGGTACATTGCCACGAAGCACTGCACAAGGCGTAACGTTCCCCCCTTTGCGAAGGGGGGGCAGGGGGGATTTGATCTTCGACATGCCTCCAGAGCCGCAGCCGTTGTCACTACATCTCGTCGTCGGACCGCAGTGCTGCGGCAGTCCAAAGATCAACGACATAGGCCTCACCAGTTTTTGCAAAATGGAATCAAAGCATTGCTTGAGACCACAGCAGTTGCGCTCTTTGCAGGCCGGTCGTGGCCAAGTCAAATCCCCCCTGTCCCCCCTTCGCAAAGGGGGGGACGCGAGGCATCGTGCGACCGTTCATTGGAACATACTACGGCTTCCCCAGAATTCCCGGAAGAACCTTCGCGAAGGGGGGAACGCGAGGCCTCGTGTGGCCTTCCCGCCCTTCTCTCACGCAAGCCTGAATCTCCCCACCATACGCTGCAGATCGGCGGCCAGCGCCTCCAGCTCCGCCGCGGCGTGCGCGGTGCGCGAGGCCCCTTCCGATGTCTCGCACACGACTTCGTTTATCCGGTGGATTCCCATGGACATCTCAGCACTGACCGCGCTCTGCTCCTCGGCGGCGGTGGCGATCTCATGCACCTGCATGTTCACCTCGCCTATCACCGCCAGGATGTCCTGAAGAGCAGCCCCGGACTTCCTGGAACTCTCCATTCCCAAGGCGACTTCTCCGATCCCGGTTTCCATACTGGCCACCGCGCCGGCGGTCTCTCCCTGTATCGCCTTTATCATGGCGCCGATTTCCTTCGTCGCCCGTGTGGTACGCTCCGCGAGCGCCCGCACCTCGTCTGCCACCACCGCGAAGCCGCGCCCCTGCTCCCCGGCCCGGGCCGCCTCTATTGCAGCATTAAGCGCCAGAAGGTTCGTCTGATCGGCTATCTCCTCGATCGTCTCCACGATTTCCCCGATCTGGTCGGAACGCTCCCCGAGGCTGGCGATGGTGCGGGCCGAATCCTGCACCGTTGCCGCGATCTTTTCCATCCCCGTCAGCGTCTCCTGAACGACGATAGCCCCTCCCTGCGCGGTTTCTCCGGCGCGGCTCGATGCTGCTGCTGCCGAGAGGCAGTTGCGGGAAATATCGGTGGAGGTCGCCGACATCTCCTCCCCTGCCGTGGCAAGTGTCGACGATTGCACCGCGACATGTTCCACGCTTGCCGAGATATGCTCGGCGGTGGCGTTCATCTCGTGCACCGACGCGGATACCCGGGCAGCGGTGCCGCTGACCTGGGTGGCAATGCCGTGGACGCTGTCGACGAAGCGGTTGAACCAGAGACTCACCTCCCCCAGCTCATCCCTGCGCCCCACATCGAGGCGACGCGTCAGGTCCCCCTCCCCTTCCGCTATGTCATGCAGGACATGCAGCAAGCGGCGAAGCGGAGTCGTGATGCTCATCATGACGGCAAAGCCGCTTCCGAGGGCGACACAGGTGAGGACAACGGCAAGGCATAGACCTACAAGGAGAGCACCCCTTGCCTTCGCCGCCATGTGCTCCGCAAGCTGCAGGATGTGGCGCGACTGGAAGTCTTCCACCTCCTTCATGCTGTCGATCTTTGCGGTACTGGTGGAAAACCACTCTTCCGCAGTGGTACCGAATCCCCCGGCGGTTCCCTTCGCCAGCACGGCGTTTCGCACCTCCTCGACTTTTGCGAAAGCGGGGGAGGCCTCCTTCTCCTTGTACAGAGCAAGGACCTCGGGACTGCCGTACTTCCGGAAGATATCCAGGTAGGTGCGCTGTCCCGCGAGGTTCGAGAAGGAGCGCTGGAACCGCTCTGAGTCGAACTTCCCCTCGCTGAGCACCGCGTTCAGCGTAGCGCGCTCCTTCCCCGTCTCCTCCTTCGCCTTTATGAAGGCATAGAAGGCGGTGGCATCGCGCATGACCTCGCCTTTTCCGCTGCTCGTGGCCACGGCGGCAGCGACGTCGAGATAGGAGCTGATGATGCCAGTGTAAAAGGCGTAGGAGTCCGGACCGGCAACGGCGAGGGCGCTGATGCCGGCGCGGGTTTCTTTGAGGCGGGTCAGGGCACTTTCCGCTGCTGCGAGAGGCTCTTTTACTGCAGCCGCGGCCGCAGGATGCTCCGAGAGGTATATTCTCACCTGCTCGGAGACCGCGTCCACGCGCGCACGCTGCGCCTGGAGTTCGCTGCCGAATTTCTCTCCCCTTGCATTGAGATACCCGGATGAGTAGCCGCGCTCTTTCTGGAGTTCGTGACAAAGCGCTCCGATCTGGACTTCGAGCCTTGCAAGGGCCTGCGTCCCGCGCAGCTCCTCGTAGAGCCGGTAGTCGGTGACGACCTCCCGCATGCAAAAGACCAGCAGTCCTGCGACGGGTGGGAGGAGAATCAGCATCAATTTGTGGCGTATCTTAAGGTTCTGCAGCATTTTCCTTGCTCCTTTCGTTGCCGACAAAACGTTTCAGTGGGTCCCTTATCGGGGAAAGGCGACGTTTCCTTAAATTTTTCCTCAGACGACGGGCACTGCATGGTTCGTGGTCTCCTGCCGGGGTGGATGCCCCACGCCATGAGGAGCGGAGAAACGGGCGGCCCCAGGCTCTTCTCATGAGGAATAAGAGCCTCCCGCGAAACAATTCCCCCTCTCTCCACGCCAAAGATTTTGCTTTGTATTACCATATGTTCCGTCCCGTCAAAAAGCGAAGAATGTCGCCAATCGCTGCTTGTGTCGGGCAGAAAAATTCATTATAAACGACAGGCCAAAATCTATATGCATTGCAACTATAGGAGGATCTTATGAAGCCGACGAAAATGTTCAGACAGGTCGGGCTCCTGCTCGCCGCCGCCATTTTCTCGAGTGCGACGGGCGCCGCGGCGGCCACCGTCACCCTCACCTATGCAAACTTCCCCCCCGCCGCCACATTCCCGTGCGTCCAGATGGAGCGCTGGGCGAAGGAAGTGGAGAAGAAGACCGCAGGGCAGGTGAAGGTGCGTACCTTCCCGGGGGGGACGCTCC
The DNA window shown above is from Geomonas sp. RF6 and carries:
- a CDS encoding response regulator, translated to MEKLLIVEESEKVRCQLKGGLGGEYLVVESASYTQGKEEFFRHTPKLVVLDLEIPQSCAGSHGFLLLEEMLTRHPSTKVVLLTGYGQRAPAYRAISCGAYDYCLKPVQLDDLRAILRRAMQLLVVEGERSRLQKVLLRMMAEAPWSGDLESMNGDGLTGKDPLPLLTLREARDMVERGAIMAAVDNSRGNLVKASEILGVCRPTLYDLMKKHGLHKSTRHVWRGEQDPAAHGAERQLESDGHAPVAGDEFAKVAYGGETL
- a CDS encoding methyl-accepting chemotaxis protein; this encodes MLQNLKIRHKLMLILLPPVAGLLVFCMREVVTDYRLYEELRGTQALARLEVQIGALCHELQKERGYSSGYLNARGEKFGSELQAQRARVDAVSEQVRIYLSEHPAAAAAVKEPLAAAESALTRLKETRAGISALAVAGPDSYAFYTGIISSYLDVAAAVATSSGKGEVMRDATAFYAFIKAKEETGKERATLNAVLSEGKFDSERFQRSFSNLAGQRTYLDIFRKYGSPEVLALYKEKEASPAFAKVEEVRNAVLAKGTAGGFGTTAEEWFSTSTAKIDSMKEVEDFQSRHILQLAEHMAAKARGALLVGLCLAVVLTCVALGSGFAVMMSITTPLRRLLHVLHDIAEGEGDLTRRLDVGRRDELGEVSLWFNRFVDSVHGIATQVSGTAARVSASVHEMNATAEHISASVEHVAVQSSTLATAGEEMSATSTDISRNCLSAAAASSRAGETAQGGAIVVQETLTGMEKIAATVQDSARTIASLGERSDQIGEIVETIEEIADQTNLLALNAAIEAARAGEQGRGFAVVADEVRALAERTTRATKEIGAMIKAIQGETAGAVASMETGIGEVALGMESSRKSGAALQDILAVIGEVNMQVHEIATAAEEQSAVSAEMSMGIHRINEVVCETSEGASRTAHAAAELEALAADLQRMVGRFRLA
- a CDS encoding M3 family oligoendopeptidase, which gives rise to MNDPHQWDTSRLYPSPQSPELNEAFDSAHGVVTAFRDRYRGKVAELSPGEMLKALKEYEGLEEMLAKPQLYAHLLFAADSENQEHKRLSQKASEFGNLMGRELLFFGLEIIQMEEDRFQPLVTDGGLASYRHFLLGLRKFHKHTLPEREESLLMQKGLTGSGAFSRLFDEVCAAMRYKLEVDGEEREMTGEEMLSLLHHPDASVRERAFGTFLQRHEEQEIVFSAVFNNAALDHSQDLELRGYSHPMEPTNLGNEIPDEVVESLMQVSENNYPLAQEYFRIKARLLGMEKLKNSDVYAPLPDSGKSYTLEEARKLVVDAYGGFSDELRQMADGFFQERRVDIFPRPGKSGGAFCMGMTPSLPPYLLLNFTGNLRDVSTIAHEVGHGIHYLLAQRQTMLNYHPPLPLAETASVFGEMLLTRHLLSGETDLSVKKSLLCAKIEDIIATTFRQNVLTRFEERMHLQRTEGLLTSPELCDLWWNENAKLYGDAVQMIEPYRWGWSYISHFIHARFYCYSYTFAELLVLSLYQMYLKERERFIPIYRDILADGGSKTPADTLAPAGIDLSNAGFWQNGYDLLRNLIEELKAIM
- a CDS encoding metallophosphoesterase family protein; protein product: MRSTVPRLLRQFLIILLLTVASSQSCLGATLFDHSLSLFQAKAQKVSPADYTFVVLGDSRDNEPVFRKALAVAASYDPLFIVHGGDYSSRGGSAETEDFLSLLRETVPDLPVFVVPGNHETRSVFTQKVGPLRFTLDSERLGLTFVAVDNSDYVLRKGEVEYLRAAVNAARGSAYVMMHVPPKTERWNWHTFSDGADDLKKILALGKVQAAFFSHVHLYDRHSYGGVPSYITGGGGAPLVLFGFPGDPVFHILVVRVQGGKGTVTKVELPDAEQTEPPPRKQAK
- a CDS encoding HAD-IA family hydrolase → MTGAVAEHVPLTINWDEVDTVLLDMDGTLLDRHFDDHFWLEHVPLRYAAAKHLPLPRAKEFLYALFRSQENTLNWTDLDYWSRQLGLDIPLLKEEVDHLIAVHPFVIEFLLFLSQHRKGIYLVTNAHSKTLDLKLRKTRIGPYFTGIVSAHDVGLPKEEPAFWGKLQEKIPFVPERTVLGEDSETNLGTAELFGIRYLIHVGRFSSAAPVATSERFTTISYFSELIPRDGSMTVRL